The Rhinolophus ferrumequinum isolate MPI-CBG mRhiFer1 chromosome 6, mRhiFer1_v1.p, whole genome shotgun sequence genome has a window encoding:
- the CPLX3 gene encoding complexin-3 has translation MAFMVKTMVGSQLKNLTGSLGGGEDKGNGDKSAAEAQGMSREEYEEYQKQLVEEKMERDAQFTQRKAERATLRSHFRDKYQLPKNETDESQIQMAGGDMELPQGLAKMIEEDAEEEEQASVLGQLASLPGLDLGSLKDKAQATLGELKQSAEKCHIM, from the exons ATGGCGTTCATGGTGAAGACCATGGTGGGCAGCCAGCTGAAGAACCTCACTGGGAGCCTGGGGGGCGGCGAGGACAAGGGGAACGGGGACAAGTCGGCGGCTGAAGCGCAGGGCATGAGCCGAGAGGAGTACGAGGAATATCAGAAGCAACTGGTGGAAGAGAA GATGGAGCGGGACGCACAGTtcacacagagaaaggcagagcgCGCCACGCTGCGGAGCCACTTCCGAGACAAATACCAGCTGCCCAAG AACGAGACTGACGAGAGCCAGATCCAGATGGCAGGTGGAGACATGGAACTGCCCCAGGGGCTGGCGAAGATGATTGAGGAGGACgcagaggaggaggaacaggCCTCAGTCCTCGGGCAGCTGGCGAGCCTCCCTGGCTTAGACCTTGGCTCACTGAAGGACAAGGCCCAGGCCACCCTGGGGGAGCTCAAGCAATCCGCTGAGAAGTGCCACATCATGTGA